The proteins below are encoded in one region of Puntigrus tetrazona isolate hp1 chromosome 5, ASM1883169v1, whole genome shotgun sequence:
- the btg4 gene encoding protein BTG4, translating to MKEEIAATVFFVARLAKKHGKLDRVRREKFAVELTSVLFENYKSHWYPENPTKGQAFRCLRMNKAQTRDPVIERACRQSDVVYDSLGLPKEMTIWVDPGEVSCRYGEKSTPFCVTQLEGQKRDGEFSRRINNAVERASSDYHSGTSSDEEGGNTSMSSSISSNYSSNSSSISVPEPKCIPTVSNPNSVYQFSEFGQPPPMQNWGTYPKRKPYEGYQQHSSSGPYPPHKSFKGYRPSYAFSGPRVDRYHWVSKNRS from the exons atgaaggaaGAGATTGCAGCAACAGTGTTCTTCGTTGCAAGACTAgcaaaaaaacatggcaaaCTGGATCGTGTCAGGAGGGAGAAGTTTGCTGTGGAGCTGACCTCTGTGCTCTTTGAAAACTACAAGAGTCACTGGTACCCAGAAAACCCAACTAAAGGACAAGCTTTCAG atgtTTAAGGATGAACAAAGCTCAAACGAGAGACCCGGTTATTGAACGTGCCTGTCGCCAGAGTGACGTTGTTTATGACAGTCTTGGCTTACCAAAGGAAATGACCATTTGGGTCGATCCGGGAGAGGTGTCATGTCG GTATGGTGAGAAGTCAACCCCATTTTGTGTTACTCAGTTGGAGGGTCAAAAGAGAGATGGGGAATTCTCTCGTAGGATAAACAATGCAGTGGAAAGGGCTTCATCGGACTATCATTCTGGAACCTCCTCGGACGAGGAGGGAGGAAACACCAGCATGAGCAGCAGCATAAGTAGCAACTACAGCAGTAATAGCAGCAGCATTTCTGTTCCGGAGCCTAAATGCATCCCAACGGTCTCCAACCCGAACAGCGTCTACCAG TTCAGTGAGTTCGGGCAGCCCCCACCTATGCAGAACTGGGGCACTTACCCTAAAAGAAAACCATATGAGGGCTACCAGCAGCATTCCTCAAGTGGACCATACCCACCTCATAAGAGTTTCAAGGGCTACAGGCCCTCCTATGCATTCTCTGGTCCAAGGGTGGACCGATATCATTGGGTCAGCAAGAACCGTTcctag